A window of Sinimarinibacterium sp. NLF-5-8 genomic DNA:
AAGGGCTTTGAGCGCAACGCCAACGTCAAGCTGTTTCGTGCGTTGAGCCAGTTGATCCTGGAGACGGTGCCGAGCGATCCGGCACGGGACGAATACCGCCAGGGTAATACCCTTGGGCCAGCCTATCGGCACTGGCGGCGCGCGAAGGTCGGACGGCGGTTTCGCTTGTTCTTTCGCTACGACTCCAAGGCGAAGACCATCGTGTTCGCCTGGGTCAACGATGAGCAGACGCTGCGGTCGGCGGGCAGCAAGTCCGACCCCTACGCCATGTTCGAGAAGATGCTCGAACGAGGGAATCCGCCGGACGATTGGGACAGCCTGGTTGCCGCGAGCAGGTCTGATTGGTCCACACAG
This region includes:
- a CDS encoding type II toxin-antitoxin system YhaV family toxin, with the protein product MQRHGWVLLFHECIVEQLQKLHAAAGRAERNDPKGFERNANVKLFRALSQLILETVPSDPARDEYRQGNTLGPAYRHWRRAKVGRRFRLFFRYDSKAKTIVFAWVNDEQTLRSAGSKSDPYAMFEKMLERGNPPDDWDSLVAASRSDWSTQEKR